The Paenibacillus sp. FSL W8-0426 region CGGATGGCATAATTACATTCCTCCCATTTCTCCGGATTCATATAAAATGCAGGTCAGCGCCGCCATGCCAGCGGTCTCGGCACGCAAAATGCGTTTGCCCAGACCAACGGATACGGCTCCCGCCTGCTCGGCCTCCAGCGCCTCCTTTTCGGAGAAGCCGCCTTCCGGCCCAACGACTACCAACACGTCCGCAGCCGCCTCAGGGGCAAGCTGCTCCACAAACGGCTTGACTGCATCCCTTAGCTGCAAGCCGTCTTCTTTCTCATAACAATAGCATACCAGACCATAGCCCTCAAAAGAAGACAGCAGCCCTTTCCAGGAAAGCGGCTGCTCGATGGATGGAATGCGGTTGCGGTGGCTCTGCTCGGCGGCTTCCTTGGCGATTTTGCGCCACCGTTCAAGACGTTTGCCCTCTTTTTTGCCGTCGTACTGCACGATCGTGCGCTCTGACTCGAAAGGGACAAATGCCACCGCCCCGATCTCGGTGCATTTCTGAATGACTGTTTCCATCTTGTCGCCCTTCGGCAAGCTTTGGGCCACCGTTACGCGTATACGCGCCTCGTGATCCATGGCCAGGGATTCCACGATATGTGCCGTCACCTGACCGGCCTCTATGCTTTCAATTTCCACCAGAGCTTCCCTTGCTTGTCCGTCACTGACGATCACCTGATCTCCAGGCTTGCCTCGCATCACTTTGCCGATATGGCGGGCATCGTCACCCTGAATCACGACAGAATGCTCGGTAAATTGTTCCGTGGATACGAAATATCGCTGCATGGGTCCATCCACCATTCTTTCCTGTTATGATCGGCATTCATCCCGCCTGCCGGCAGGCATGAACCCAATCGCCACAGATGATCATACAACTTTTATGTCCTTCTGACCAGTATTTCAATCCAAAAAACGTGCAGTGGTACCGATTCTAGAAAAAGGACAGGATCAATTTGGCCAGATCAACGTACATGTTTTGCGCCAGCTCATAGAGCGGTTGGATCGTGACGTTCCTAAGTGCTGGAATGACCAGAATC contains the following coding sequences:
- a CDS encoding 16S rRNA (uracil(1498)-N(3))-methyltransferase gives rise to the protein MQRYFVSTEQFTEHSVVIQGDDARHIGKVMRGKPGDQVIVSDGQAREALVEIESIEAGQVTAHIVESLAMDHEARIRVTVAQSLPKGDKMETVIQKCTEIGAVAFVPFESERTIVQYDGKKEGKRLERWRKIAKEAAEQSHRNRIPSIEQPLSWKGLLSSFEGYGLVCYCYEKEDGLQLRDAVKPFVEQLAPEAAADVLVVVGPEGGFSEKEALEAEQAGAVSVGLGKRILRAETAGMAALTCILYESGEMGGM